From Achromobacter spanius, a single genomic window includes:
- the fliG gene encoding flagellar motor switch protein FliG: protein MKNDSLPMDGMTRSAVLMMSLGEDAAAEVFKYLSAREVQQVGAAMASLKQVTRNDVAVVLEEFRQEADQFMAVTLGSDDYIRSVLTKALGSDRAAGLIEDILEAGDGGSGIDALNWLDPNTVAELIGDEHPQIIATILVHLERDRAAGVLALLTDRLRNDVMLRIATFGGVQPAALSELTEVLNSVLAGQGAKRSKMGGVRTAAEILNMMNSTQEETVVASLRERDNDLAQKIIDEMFVFDNLLDVEDRAIQLILKEIDNDTLMVALKGAQEELRAKFLRNMSSRAAEMLREDLEAQGPIRMSKVETEQKKILQIARRLAESGQIVLGNSGDDAYV from the coding sequence ATGAAAAATGATTCCCTGCCAATGGACGGCATGACGCGCAGCGCCGTCCTGATGATGTCGCTGGGCGAAGACGCCGCGGCGGAAGTGTTCAAGTACTTGAGCGCCCGTGAAGTGCAGCAGGTCGGCGCCGCGATGGCGAGCTTGAAGCAGGTCACGCGCAACGACGTCGCCGTCGTGCTGGAAGAGTTCCGCCAGGAAGCCGACCAGTTCATGGCCGTGACGCTGGGCTCGGACGACTACATCCGCAGCGTGCTGACCAAGGCGCTGGGCAGCGACCGCGCGGCTGGCCTGATCGAGGACATCCTGGAAGCCGGCGACGGCGGCAGCGGCATCGACGCGCTGAACTGGCTGGATCCGAACACCGTGGCCGAGCTGATCGGCGACGAGCACCCGCAGATCATCGCGACCATCCTGGTGCACCTAGAGCGCGACCGCGCGGCTGGCGTGCTGGCCCTGCTGACGGACCGCTTGCGCAACGACGTGATGCTGCGTATTGCCACGTTCGGCGGTGTGCAGCCGGCGGCGCTGTCCGAGCTGACCGAAGTGCTGAACTCCGTGCTGGCCGGCCAGGGCGCCAAGCGCAGCAAGATGGGCGGCGTGCGCACCGCGGCCGAGATCCTGAACATGATGAACTCGACGCAGGAAGAGACCGTGGTCGCCAGCCTGCGCGAACGCGACAACGACCTGGCGCAGAAGATCATCGACGAGATGTTCGTCTTCGACAACCTGCTCGACGTCGAGGACCGGGCCATCCAGCTCATCCTCAAGGAAATCGACAACGACACGCTCATGGTCGCGCTCAAGGGCGCCCAGGAAGAGCTGCGCGCCAAGTTCCTGCGCAATATGTCCAGCCGTGCGGCCGAAATGCTGCGCGAGGACCTGGAAGCCCAGGGCCCGATCCGCATGTCGAAGGTCGAGACCGAGCAGAAGAAGATCCTGCAGATCGCCCGCCGCCTGGCGGAAAGCGGCCAGATCGTGCTGGGCAATTCCGGAGACGACGCGTATGTCTGA
- the fliF gene encoding flagellar basal-body MS-ring/collar protein FliF, with the protein MNQQATLSSSLLAKFPVLERVRALPKPVLIGAAAALVAVIVAVAMWSSEPKYKVLFSNLDDRDGGAIVTALGAMNVPYRYNENGTALLVPADRVYDARLQLASQGLPRGGSVGFELMDNARFGASQFAEQINYQRGLEGELARSIEAMHTVQHARVHLAMPRQSLFVRERQAPTASVLLNLYPGRSLSDSQVSAISWLVASSVPELTAESVSIVDQNGRLLSSPLGEGRGMDADQLRFVREIEQRTVERILTILNPLVGPGNVHAQATADVDFSRREETSEVYRPNQEPGQAAVRSQQTSDSAQRGVGPAQGVPGALSNQAPANAQAPIANPPQQQPPRPGQPPQPNAQQQQQQQQTGTQAPAANLNERRDATTNYEVDRTISHIKQPTGNLKRMSVAVVVNYVRDKDGELQALPPEELNKLTNLVREAMGYSEGRGDSLNLVNSQFNDGPPPLPMWRDPEMISLFKTILMWLVGGVLALWLYRKVRRSLSEYLYPPVDPEVAEAERVEAVREAQDLARAKETDRYQDNLERARTMANKDPRAVAMVLRTWMTKDEK; encoded by the coding sequence ATGAATCAGCAGGCTACCCTGAGCTCATCGCTTCTGGCCAAGTTCCCCGTGCTGGAACGGGTCCGCGCGCTTCCCAAGCCCGTCCTGATCGGCGCCGCTGCCGCCCTTGTCGCGGTGATCGTCGCCGTGGCCATGTGGAGCAGCGAACCGAAGTACAAGGTTCTGTTCTCGAACCTGGACGACCGCGACGGCGGCGCCATCGTGACCGCCCTGGGCGCGATGAACGTTCCCTACCGCTACAACGAAAACGGCACCGCGCTGCTCGTGCCCGCCGACCGCGTCTATGACGCCCGGCTGCAGCTTGCATCGCAAGGCCTGCCGCGCGGCGGTTCCGTCGGCTTCGAGCTGATGGACAACGCCCGCTTCGGCGCCAGCCAGTTTGCCGAGCAGATCAACTACCAGCGCGGTCTGGAGGGCGAGCTGGCCCGTTCGATCGAAGCGATGCATACCGTGCAGCACGCCCGTGTCCACCTGGCCATGCCGCGCCAGTCGCTGTTCGTGCGCGAGCGCCAGGCGCCCACCGCCTCCGTGCTGCTGAACCTGTACCCGGGCCGCAGCCTGAGCGACTCGCAGGTGTCCGCGATTTCCTGGCTGGTGGCTTCCAGCGTGCCGGAACTGACCGCCGAAAGCGTGTCCATCGTCGACCAGAACGGCCGCCTGCTGTCCTCCCCGCTGGGCGAAGGCCGCGGCATGGACGCCGACCAGCTTCGCTTCGTGCGCGAGATCGAACAGCGCACCGTCGAGCGCATCCTCACCATCCTGAATCCCCTGGTCGGCCCCGGCAACGTGCACGCCCAGGCCACCGCGGACGTGGACTTCTCGCGCCGCGAGGAAACATCCGAGGTCTACCGTCCCAACCAGGAACCTGGCCAGGCAGCCGTGCGCAGCCAGCAGACCAGCGATTCCGCGCAGCGCGGCGTCGGCCCCGCCCAGGGCGTGCCCGGCGCGCTGTCGAACCAGGCGCCCGCCAACGCGCAGGCGCCGATCGCCAATCCGCCGCAGCAACAGCCGCCCCGCCCCGGCCAGCCGCCGCAGCCCAATGCGCAGCAGCAACAACAACAGCAGCAGACCGGCACCCAGGCCCCCGCTGCCAACCTGAACGAACGCCGCGACGCGACGACGAACTACGAAGTCGACCGCACCATCAGCCACATCAAGCAGCCCACGGGCAACCTCAAGCGCATGTCCGTGGCCGTGGTCGTGAACTACGTGCGCGACAAGGACGGCGAACTGCAGGCCCTGCCGCCCGAGGAACTGAACAAGCTCACCAACCTGGTGCGCGAAGCCATGGGCTATTCCGAAGGCCGTGGCGACTCGCTCAACCTGGTCAACAGCCAGTTCAACGACGGCCCGCCGCCGCTGCCGATGTGGCGTGATCCGGAAATGATCTCGCTGTTCAAGACGATCCTGATGTGGCTGGTCGGTGGCGTCCTGGCCCTTTGGCTGTACCGCAAGGTTCGCCGCTCGCTCTCGGAGTACCTGTACCCGCCGGTGGACCCGGAAGTGGCCGAAGCCGAACGCGTCGAAGCCGTCCGCGAGGCGCAGGATCTGGCCCGCGCCAAGGAAACCGACCGCTACCAGGACAACCTGGAGCGCGCACGCACCATGGCCAACAAGGATCCGCGCGCCGTCGCGATGGTCCTGCGCACCTGGATGACCAAAGATGAAAAATGA
- the fliE gene encoding flagellar hook-basal body complex protein FliE, whose amino-acid sequence MAVSGLSGIEGMLQQMRSVVSKAETGNLGAGDAVAQPDGFAAELQRSIRRVTAAQNAASNQAKAFELGAPDISLNDVMIDLQKASLGFQTAVQVRNKLVAAYKEISSMAV is encoded by the coding sequence ATGGCTGTATCAGGCTTGTCCGGCATCGAAGGCATGCTCCAGCAGATGCGCTCGGTCGTGAGCAAGGCGGAGACCGGTAATCTGGGCGCCGGTGACGCCGTGGCGCAGCCCGACGGTTTTGCCGCGGAACTGCAGCGCTCCATCCGTCGCGTGACCGCCGCGCAGAACGCCGCCAGCAATCAGGCGAAGGCGTTCGAACTGGGGGCGCCCGATATCTCGCTCAACGACGTCATGATCGACCTGCAGAAGGCCAGCCTCGGCTTCCAGACGGCGGTCCAGGTGCGCAACAAGCTGGTGGCGGCCTACAAGGAAATCTCGTCGATGGCCGTCTGA
- a CDS encoding flagellar brake protein, producing MDAADPEFLLTRPEDMRSALFELTHPDSHILVRDAADREIAVLILGADKQTRQFFWRPRDYDGADFEQSDSMGLLSGTNFHFNATAYGGVQIRFRVQRPDVIHFDDGSAALMSPFPDRLARIQRRKMFRASMISSANRCMATWQPAAPDKPVGFTVRDISVDGVGLRVGLAVGELPQCGDVMEDVELDFGELGKLSADLEVRNIYPVSGQPMISADSSAEGAAPKHVSLTGEPPVSHVGALFMNLNARQENWLQQVVWRLEKGAQRN from the coding sequence TTGGATGCCGCCGATCCGGAATTCCTGCTGACCCGGCCGGAAGACATGCGCTCAGCGCTCTTCGAGCTGACGCACCCCGACAGCCACATCCTGGTGCGCGATGCCGCGGACCGGGAGATCGCCGTGCTGATTCTGGGCGCGGACAAGCAGACCCGCCAATTTTTCTGGCGGCCGCGCGACTACGACGGCGCGGATTTTGAACAGTCCGACAGCATGGGACTGCTGAGCGGCACGAATTTCCACTTCAATGCCACTGCCTATGGCGGCGTACAGATCCGCTTTCGTGTCCAGCGCCCCGACGTCATCCATTTCGATGACGGCAGCGCGGCGCTGATGTCCCCGTTTCCCGACCGGCTTGCCCGCATCCAGCGCCGCAAGATGTTCCGCGCGTCGATGATCTCCAGCGCCAACCGCTGCATGGCCACGTGGCAACCGGCGGCGCCGGACAAGCCGGTGGGATTCACCGTGCGCGACATCTCGGTGGACGGCGTGGGCCTGCGCGTGGGCCTGGCCGTGGGCGAGCTGCCCCAGTGCGGCGACGTGATGGAAGACGTGGAGCTGGATTTCGGCGAACTCGGCAAGCTGAGCGCCGACCTGGAAGTGCGCAACATCTATCCGGTGTCGGGCCAGCCGATGATCTCGGCCGACAGCAGCGCCGAGGGCGCAGCGCCCAAGCATGTATCGCTGACGGGCGAGCCCCCGGTCAGCCACGTCGGCGCGCTGTTCATGAACCTGAACGCCCGCCAGGAAAACTGGCTGCAGCAGGTGGTGTGGCGCCTGGAGAAAGGCGCGCAGCGCAACTGA
- a CDS encoding EscU/YscU/HrcU family type III secretion system export apparatus switch protein, whose translation MNTPSSPADAGPNANRNAAVAISYDESDGAPRVVAKGYGQLADTIVRAAEENGLYVHESRELVGLLMQVDLDAHIPPQLYVAVAELLAWLYRLESRDIPQAARPEIST comes from the coding sequence ATGAATACCCCCTCCTCCCCCGCGGACGCCGGCCCGAACGCCAACCGCAACGCGGCGGTCGCCATCTCGTACGACGAAAGCGACGGCGCGCCGCGCGTGGTCGCCAAGGGCTATGGCCAGCTGGCGGACACGATTGTCCGGGCGGCCGAGGAGAACGGGCTGTACGTGCACGAATCGCGCGAACTGGTGGGCCTGCTCATGCAGGTCGACCTGGACGCACATATTCCTCCCCAACTCTATGTCGCGGTGGCAGAATTGCTCGCCTGGCTGTACCGCCTGGAATCGCGCGACATCCCCCAGGCCGCGCGGCCCGAAATCTCTACCTAA